In the genome of Nitrospira japonica, one region contains:
- the rfbB gene encoding dTDP-glucose 4,6-dehydratase: MKILVTGGAGFIGSHLVRRLVTGGGHEVVNLDALKYSGNPANLRDLEGDRRYRFVHGDIGDQPLVERVLREHRIEAVVNAAAETHVDRSIMDPGTFARTDVVGTGVLLEESRRAGVSRFLQVSTDEVYGSVETGSSTEEAPLVPRSPYSASKAGGELLVLSYWTTFGFPVMVTRGSNTYGPNQYPEKFIPLFVTNAIDDQALPLYGDGRQCRDWLAVEDHCAAIDHVLLRGEPGQVYNIGGGNERENLVVAERLLACLGKPAQLIRFVRDRPGHDRRYAVDCTKLHALGWRPSVSFEGGLNATVEWYRTHESWWRPIKSGEFRRYYEEQYRTRLNEAG; the protein is encoded by the coding sequence ATGAAAATTCTGGTCACCGGAGGCGCCGGCTTCATCGGATCGCATCTGGTCCGTCGCCTGGTCACGGGAGGCGGTCACGAAGTCGTCAACTTGGACGCGCTGAAATATTCAGGCAATCCTGCCAACCTGCGGGATCTGGAGGGAGATCGGCGGTATCGATTCGTGCATGGGGACATCGGCGATCAGCCGCTGGTGGAGCGAGTGTTGCGGGAGCATCGAATCGAAGCCGTCGTCAACGCCGCCGCCGAGACCCACGTCGATCGGTCGATCATGGATCCGGGAACCTTTGCACGGACGGACGTCGTTGGAACCGGCGTACTGCTCGAGGAATCCAGGCGAGCCGGCGTCTCCCGGTTCCTGCAGGTCAGCACCGACGAAGTCTACGGCAGCGTTGAGACCGGAAGTTCGACGGAAGAGGCGCCGCTCGTTCCGCGCAGTCCCTATTCGGCCAGCAAGGCCGGCGGGGAACTCCTGGTGTTGAGCTATTGGACGACGTTCGGCTTTCCGGTGATGGTCACACGCGGAAGCAACACGTATGGCCCCAATCAGTATCCAGAGAAATTCATTCCCCTATTCGTCACCAACGCGATCGACGACCAAGCGCTTCCCCTGTATGGGGACGGGCGCCAGTGTAGGGATTGGCTGGCAGTCGAGGATCATTGTGCGGCGATCGACCACGTCCTGCTCCGGGGCGAACCGGGACAGGTCTATAATATCGGCGGCGGCAATGAGCGGGAAAATCTCGTCGTCGCGGAGCGGTTGCTGGCTTGCCTGGGCAAACCGGCACAACTTATCCGGTTCGTCCGGGACCGTCCGGGACATGATCGGCGCTATGCGGTGGATTGCACCAAGCTTCACGCGCTCGGATGGCGGCCGTCGGTGTCGTTCGAGGGCGGTCTGAATGCCACGGTCGAATGGTACCGGACGCATGAATCCTGGTGGCGTCCCATCAAGTCCGGCGAGTTCCGCCGTTACTATGAAGAGCAGTATCGGACGCGGCTGAACGAAGCCGGTTAG
- a CDS encoding phosphomannomutase/phosphoglucomutase: MGLFREYDLRGIVGKELTEPIAEQVGRAYATYVNDRGVKTISVGRDGRLSSPGLFQALVRGLLAGGMNVVDVGICPSPLVYFSLFTLPIEGGIMITGSHNAAEYNGFKICVGKEAIHGEAIQDLRRILEAGRFVSGQGRLSEHPIIPDYLAYIKRSFPDVNGKRLHVVIDCGNGVAALVAKQALELLGCRVTGLYCDLDGRFPNHHPDPTVLENLQDLMAAVKQHQADVGIGYDGDADRIGAIDEQGQVLWGDRLLVVYARDILAAKPGSTIISEVKASQCLYDDIAKQGGRPVMWKTGHSLIKSKMKSEKAVLAGEMSGHMFFADRYFGYDDAIYASCRLIEILSKSPRPLSSLVADLPQTSVTPEIRVDMPDAVKFDVVKRVHERFAGYLKTRHEIGQHRLPLRDLVTIDGVRAIFDDGWGLIRASNTQPALVLRFEATSPARLDVIRTTVEHELADAKTSLGQ, encoded by the coding sequence ATGGGTCTTTTTCGAGAATATGATCTTCGGGGCATCGTCGGGAAAGAACTGACGGAACCGATCGCCGAACAGGTGGGCCGGGCCTATGCCACCTACGTCAATGACCGGGGCGTGAAGACCATCTCCGTCGGCCGTGACGGCCGGCTGAGCTCTCCCGGACTTTTCCAGGCTTTGGTGCGGGGGCTGCTCGCCGGCGGCATGAACGTCGTGGACGTCGGCATCTGTCCGTCTCCGCTGGTCTATTTCTCGCTGTTTACGCTGCCGATCGAGGGCGGCATCATGATCACCGGCAGCCATAACGCCGCCGAATACAACGGGTTCAAGATCTGCGTCGGTAAGGAGGCCATTCATGGAGAGGCGATTCAGGATCTGCGACGCATCTTGGAGGCCGGCCGGTTCGTGTCCGGGCAGGGCCGATTGTCCGAACACCCAATCATTCCCGACTATCTCGCCTATATCAAACGCAGCTTTCCGGACGTGAACGGCAAGCGGCTCCATGTCGTCATCGACTGCGGAAACGGCGTGGCGGCGCTGGTGGCCAAACAGGCGTTGGAGCTGCTGGGCTGCCGCGTGACGGGACTCTACTGCGATCTGGACGGGCGGTTTCCGAATCATCATCCCGATCCGACCGTGTTGGAGAATCTCCAGGACTTGATGGCGGCGGTCAAGCAACATCAAGCGGACGTGGGAATCGGTTACGACGGCGATGCCGACCGAATCGGAGCCATCGACGAACAGGGGCAGGTATTGTGGGGCGATCGTCTGCTCGTGGTCTATGCGCGCGACATCCTCGCCGCGAAGCCGGGCAGCACCATCATCTCGGAGGTCAAGGCTTCCCAGTGTCTGTACGACGATATCGCCAAGCAGGGCGGTCGCCCGGTCATGTGGAAAACCGGCCATTCGCTGATCAAGTCCAAGATGAAAAGCGAAAAAGCCGTACTGGCCGGCGAGATGTCGGGACACATGTTTTTTGCCGATCGCTATTTCGGCTACGATGACGCGATCTATGCCTCCTGCCGGCTGATCGAGATTCTGTCCAAGAGCCCGCGGCCGCTCTCCTCGCTCGTGGCGGATCTTCCGCAAACGTCGGTGACCCCCGAAATCCGCGTCGATATGCCGGATGCGGTCAAGTTCGACGTCGTCAAACGAGTCCACGAGCGTTTTGCCGGCTATCTCAAGACGCGGCACGAGATCGGACAGCACCGCCTGCCGCTTCGCGACCTGGTCACCATCGATGGGGTGCGCGCGATTTTCGACGACGGATGGGGGTTGATCCGCGCGTCCAACACGCAACCGGCGCTGGTGTTGCGCTTCGAGGCCACCTCGCCGGCCCGGCTCGACGTGATCCGGACCACGGTCGAGCATGAGTTGGCCGACGCGAAGACCTCATTGGGACAGTAG
- a CDS encoding mannose-1-phosphate guanylyltransferase/mannose-6-phosphate isomerase gives MKNRAAVYPVIMAGGSGTRFWPLSRHLFPKQLLRIIGDETLIQQTMRRVVHGAPAQQVLISTNPAQAESIRIQLVEWKDEIKDNFVLEPEGRNTAPAIALAALELVRRDPDAVMLVVPADHIVKGQKEFDAAVKLAAELAGQGYLVTFGIKPIRPETGYGYIKPNKRITVGKQGKLKGHPVSRFVEKPNAVKAAQYVKAKDYYWNSGMFVWRAATILEEIRHHQPALFKGIERIRELMQAGGMRGAIDEEYKKLAPVSVDTGVMERSTKSAVVPVAFEWSDVGSWGSLDEVAPKDKAGNIVGGRVVDLGSRRSVVYGDRRVVATIGLTDMVVVDTPDATLVCPKDRAQDVKKVVDILKQQGAPEHLEHVTVHRPWGSYTILEEGDGYKVKRVTVKPGGRLSLQMHHRRSEHWVVIAGTARVTRGDDVFDLQVGQSTAIPVETRHRLENFGQETLHIIEVQNGPYLGEDDIVRFKDEYGRTAHG, from the coding sequence ATGAAGAATCGAGCGGCGGTATATCCCGTCATCATGGCGGGGGGCAGTGGCACCAGATTCTGGCCGTTGAGCCGGCACCTGTTTCCGAAACAGCTGTTGCGCATCATCGGCGACGAGACTCTGATCCAGCAGACGATGAGGCGGGTCGTTCACGGGGCGCCGGCGCAACAGGTCCTGATCTCGACCAATCCCGCCCAAGCGGAATCGATCCGTATCCAACTCGTGGAATGGAAGGACGAGATCAAGGACAACTTCGTGCTCGAGCCGGAAGGCAGGAACACGGCGCCCGCCATTGCGCTGGCCGCGCTGGAATTGGTGCGCCGCGACCCGGATGCGGTGATGCTGGTCGTGCCTGCGGATCACATCGTCAAGGGACAGAAGGAGTTTGACGCCGCGGTGAAGCTTGCGGCTGAGCTGGCGGGCCAGGGCTATCTCGTCACCTTCGGGATCAAGCCGATCAGACCCGAAACCGGCTACGGTTATATCAAGCCGAACAAACGGATCACGGTCGGCAAACAGGGCAAACTCAAAGGCCATCCGGTGAGCCGCTTCGTGGAAAAGCCCAATGCCGTCAAAGCCGCGCAGTACGTGAAGGCGAAGGATTACTACTGGAACAGCGGGATGTTCGTCTGGCGGGCCGCGACGATTCTCGAGGAAATCCGGCATCATCAACCGGCGCTGTTCAAGGGGATCGAACGGATCCGGGAATTGATGCAGGCGGGAGGGATGAGGGGAGCGATCGACGAGGAATACAAGAAGTTGGCTCCCGTGTCCGTCGATACCGGGGTCATGGAGCGATCCACGAAATCGGCCGTCGTCCCGGTCGCGTTCGAGTGGTCGGACGTCGGGAGCTGGGGCAGCCTCGACGAAGTCGCTCCAAAGGACAAGGCGGGCAATATCGTGGGAGGGCGGGTCGTCGATCTCGGCAGCCGCAGATCCGTCGTCTACGGAGACCGGCGTGTCGTGGCGACGATCGGCTTGACGGACATGGTCGTGGTCGATACCCCCGATGCCACGTTGGTTTGTCCGAAGGACCGGGCGCAGGACGTGAAGAAGGTCGTGGACATTCTCAAGCAGCAGGGAGCTCCCGAGCACCTCGAGCACGTCACCGTCCATCGGCCCTGGGGATCCTATACCATCTTGGAAGAAGGCGACGGGTATAAGGTAAAGCGGGTGACGGTGAAGCCGGGCGGGAGACTGTCGCTGCAAATGCATCACCGAAGGAGCGAACACTGGGTCGTCATCGCCGGCACGGCACGGGTGACGCGTGGCGACGACGTCTTCGATCTGCAGGTCGGCCAGAGCACCGCCATCCCGGTCGAGACGCGCCATCGTTTGGAAAATTTCGGCCAGGAGACGTTGCACATCATCGAAGTTCAGAACGGGCCGTATTTGGGCGAGGACGACATCGTCCGATTCAAGGACGAGTACGGACGGACCGCGCACGGCTGA
- a CDS encoding KdsC family phosphatase: protein MATSRAAAHGGKKAAGKRLAGKLKGIRLFATDVDGVLTDGGMYYAESGDEWKKFNTRDGMGIKLLQRAGLVTAIVTQERTKLVARRAEKLAIPEVHQGVMDKLVLVREMAARHGLTMEQVAYIGDDINDLATLKAAGFSATPLDGVRPVIAAVDYVCRKKGGEGAVREVIDLILDARSGFVEG, encoded by the coding sequence ATGGCTACGTCTCGAGCCGCCGCGCACGGCGGGAAGAAGGCGGCCGGCAAGCGGCTCGCAGGCAAGCTCAAGGGGATTCGGCTGTTCGCCACCGACGTCGACGGGGTGCTGACCGACGGGGGCATGTACTACGCCGAATCCGGAGACGAGTGGAAGAAATTCAACACGCGCGACGGAATGGGCATCAAGCTGCTCCAGCGCGCGGGATTGGTGACCGCAATCGTCACCCAAGAGCGCACCAAGCTGGTCGCCAGACGCGCCGAGAAGCTGGCGATTCCCGAAGTGCACCAGGGCGTGATGGACAAGCTGGTGTTGGTTCGGGAGATGGCGGCCAGACACGGGTTGACGATGGAGCAGGTGGCATACATCGGTGACGACATCAACGACCTCGCCACTCTCAAGGCGGCAGGATTTTCGGCTACTCCGCTTGACGGAGTCCGGCCGGTGATCGCGGCGGTGGACTATGTCTGCCGTAAAAAGGGTGGCGAGGGGGCCGTTCGGGAAGTCATCGATCTGATTCTTGATGCGCGTAGCGGATTCGTGGAGGGATAG
- the fbp gene encoding class 1 fructose-bisphosphatase — translation MALHSLTLEQYFNRSHTAVPGGGPPFTTLLSHVGLVGKLLSRDLRLAGLLDVLGTSGDTNVQDEAVKKLDQIANETCVQVFQRSDVVCALASEEMEKPVIVSKPGRQAPYMVLFDPLDGSSNTDVNMPLGSIFSIVTHQPDDRPPGDRDLLQKGTDQLAAGYLLFGPSTMFVVATGKGVHGFTLDPGLGEYLLSHENMTIPTRGRIYAANEGNYQKWPEGTKRYFDHLKMDDKGTGRPYSGRYSGCLVADVHRILLNGGIYLYPAEAKKPEGKLRLLYEANPLALIVEQAGGLASTGTKRILDVQPERLHQRVPLLIGSRDDVREAEAFFAKS, via the coding sequence ATGGCGCTTCATTCGCTGACGCTTGAACAATATTTTAATCGGAGCCACACCGCCGTCCCTGGAGGGGGCCCCCCCTTCACGACCCTCTTGTCGCACGTAGGACTGGTCGGCAAGCTCCTGTCCCGCGACCTTCGTCTGGCCGGTCTTCTCGACGTGCTCGGCACGAGCGGAGACACGAACGTGCAAGACGAAGCGGTCAAAAAGCTGGATCAAATCGCCAACGAAACCTGCGTGCAGGTCTTCCAACGGAGCGACGTCGTGTGCGCTCTGGCGTCGGAGGAAATGGAAAAGCCGGTGATCGTATCGAAGCCGGGACGACAAGCGCCCTACATGGTCCTGTTCGATCCCCTCGACGGCTCCTCGAATACCGACGTCAACATGCCGCTCGGGTCCATCTTTTCGATCGTCACCCATCAGCCGGACGACCGGCCTCCGGGCGACCGGGATTTGTTGCAGAAAGGCACGGATCAACTGGCAGCCGGCTATCTTCTTTTCGGCCCCAGCACGATGTTCGTCGTGGCGACGGGAAAGGGTGTGCATGGGTTTACGCTCGATCCGGGACTCGGCGAGTATCTGTTGTCGCACGAGAATATGACCATCCCGACTCGCGGCAGGATCTATGCTGCCAATGAAGGGAACTATCAGAAGTGGCCCGAAGGGACGAAGCGGTATTTCGATCACCTCAAGATGGACGACAAGGGGACTGGACGCCCCTATAGCGGGCGGTACTCCGGCTGCCTGGTCGCAGACGTGCACCGCATCCTGTTGAACGGCGGCATTTACCTGTACCCCGCCGAAGCCAAGAAGCCGGAGGGAAAACTGCGGTTGCTCTATGAGGCGAACCCCCTGGCGCTGATCGTCGAGCAAGCGGGCGGTCTGGCGAGCACGGGGACGAAGCGGATCCTCGACGTCCAACCGGAGCGATTGCATCAGCGGGTGCCGCTCCTGATCGGGAGCCGGGACGACGTCCGGGAGGCGGAAGCCTTTTTCGCCAAGTCCTAA
- the rfbD gene encoding dTDP-4-dehydrorhamnose reductase yields MPETRILITGAQGQLGCALRSVLPPETLILKDLPEFDLTAASCEEQIVQARPHVVVHAAAYTNVDGAEREPDRARAVNVEGTAAVARAAQRVGGRLIYISTDYVFDGAKDTPYTEEDPTNPLNMYGRSKRDGEAAAAEHCEDCLVVRTAWLYGHGGKNFVKTIMQLAGERPVLEVVADQRGCPTFADDLARALVDLIPSRLTGICHVTNSGSSTWYEFADTIVRLIGSATVVRPIPTTQSQRPATRPPYSVLAYGRLGLVRAPLPDWRDALDRFTRQIRSSASTIPSSGAAPV; encoded by the coding sequence ATGCCTGAGACGAGAATTCTCATCACCGGCGCCCAGGGACAGCTCGGCTGCGCGCTGCGGTCGGTCTTGCCCCCCGAGACGCTGATCCTCAAGGACTTGCCGGAGTTCGATCTGACCGCCGCGTCGTGCGAGGAGCAGATCGTCCAAGCCAGGCCTCATGTCGTCGTGCATGCCGCCGCCTATACCAACGTCGATGGAGCGGAGCGGGAGCCGGATCGAGCCCGGGCGGTCAACGTCGAGGGGACCGCTGCCGTGGCCCGCGCAGCCCAGCGTGTCGGCGGCAGGCTGATCTATATTTCGACCGACTACGTGTTCGACGGCGCGAAAGATACGCCTTACACGGAAGAAGATCCCACCAATCCCCTCAACATGTACGGCCGATCGAAGCGGGACGGGGAGGCGGCGGCCGCCGAACATTGCGAGGACTGCCTCGTCGTCCGCACGGCATGGCTCTATGGACACGGCGGGAAGAATTTCGTCAAAACGATCATGCAACTCGCCGGTGAACGGCCGGTGCTGGAGGTCGTGGCGGACCAGCGGGGCTGTCCGACCTTCGCCGACGATCTGGCTCGGGCGCTGGTCGATCTCATTCCAAGCCGGCTTACGGGGATCTGTCATGTGACGAACAGCGGAAGCAGCACCTGGTACGAATTCGCCGACACGATCGTAAGGCTGATCGGCAGCGCCACCGTCGTCCGTCCGATCCCGACCACCCAATCCCAGCGTCCGGCGACACGACCTCCATACAGCGTCTTGGCGTACGGCCGTCTGGGGCTGGTGCGGGCGCCGCTGCCGGACTGGCGCGACGCGCTCGATCGTTTCACAAGACAGATCCGTTCATCCGCGTCGACGATACCGTCGTCGGGGGCCGCACCTGTATGA
- a CDS encoding sugar phosphate nucleotidyltransferase — MRGVVLAGGLGTRLLPLTKVTNKHLLPVFNRPMIYYPIQTLANAGIDEIMLVTGGNSAGDFLKLLGNGKEFGLKRLNYTYQEGEGGIADALRLAEHFADGEEVCVILGDNIIEGNIAAAARAFREQRKGAKILLKEVKDPQRFGVPVLEGRRVLRIEEKPVSPSSPYAVTGIYFYDAGVFDIIKTLKPSGRGELEITDVNNAYIRTGTLTWDVLEGWWTDAGTIESLHQAHQLVSRTGANKMERIEA; from the coding sequence ATGAGAGGCGTGGTGCTCGCGGGAGGATTGGGGACGAGATTGTTGCCGCTGACCAAAGTGACGAACAAGCATCTGCTGCCGGTATTCAACCGGCCGATGATCTACTATCCCATTCAGACGCTTGCGAATGCCGGTATCGATGAGATCATGCTCGTGACCGGAGGCAACAGCGCGGGTGATTTTTTGAAGTTGTTGGGCAACGGCAAGGAGTTCGGCCTCAAACGGTTGAACTACACGTATCAGGAAGGCGAGGGCGGGATCGCCGATGCGCTTCGGCTGGCGGAACATTTTGCCGACGGGGAAGAGGTGTGCGTGATTCTCGGCGACAACATCATCGAAGGGAACATCGCCGCGGCGGCGCGGGCGTTTCGTGAGCAGCGGAAAGGCGCCAAGATCTTGCTGAAGGAAGTGAAAGACCCTCAACGATTCGGCGTGCCGGTGTTGGAGGGCAGGCGTGTCCTCAGGATCGAGGAGAAACCGGTCAGTCCTTCGTCGCCCTACGCCGTCACGGGTATTTATTTCTATGACGCCGGGGTGTTCGACATCATCAAGACGCTGAAGCCGTCGGGGCGCGGCGAATTGGAGATTACGGACGTGAACAACGCCTACATCCGGACGGGGACTCTGACCTGGGACGTGCTCGAAGGCTGGTGGACGGATGCCGGTACGATCGAATCGCTTCACCAGGCCCATCAACTGGTCAGCCGGACAGGCGCGAATAAAATGGAACGGATCGAGGCATGA
- a CDS encoding DUF3108 domain-containing protein, with translation MCPRPWLLAALLLASFLGSTVLTWAETRPLLPAVQVGERLTYELTWLNILAGTAVLEVAEGNSNAQASLKLVMTAQSSPKITRFYPVDNRVESWVNPDTFLSEHMIFHRREGKRKNDFDYTFHHDQGSVTAVKDGVEETLPIPPGTFDAISCLYYVRSLPQFVPGTTESLSVHHDKKNYKLEVRVEGLETIKGTWGKAEAVRLLVIMPFQGIFLNQGNIRVWLTNDGRRIPLRMKARVIIGSIVADLVSGLPGGDSHP, from the coding sequence ATGTGTCCACGGCCGTGGCTGCTCGCGGCCCTTCTCCTCGCCTCATTTCTGGGATCCACGGTCCTGACCTGGGCGGAGACCCGCCCGCTCCTTCCCGCCGTGCAGGTCGGCGAGCGACTGACCTATGAACTGACGTGGCTCAACATTCTCGCAGGGACTGCCGTGCTCGAAGTCGCGGAAGGCAACAGCAACGCGCAGGCCTCGCTCAAGCTCGTGATGACGGCGCAGTCGAGCCCCAAAATCACCAGGTTCTATCCGGTGGATAACCGAGTGGAATCATGGGTGAATCCCGACACGTTTCTCTCTGAGCACATGATCTTTCATCGTCGGGAGGGCAAGCGCAAGAATGATTTCGACTACACCTTTCATCATGATCAAGGGAGCGTGACCGCGGTCAAAGACGGTGTAGAGGAGACGCTGCCCATTCCTCCGGGCACATTCGACGCGATCTCCTGTCTCTACTACGTGCGGAGTCTTCCGCAGTTCGTTCCCGGGACGACGGAATCACTCAGCGTTCACCACGACAAGAAAAATTATAAGCTGGAAGTCCGGGTGGAGGGGCTGGAGACGATCAAAGGCACCTGGGGAAAAGCGGAGGCGGTCCGTTTGTTGGTGATCATGCCGTTTCAAGGGATCTTCTTGAACCAGGGCAACATCCGCGTGTGGCTGACCAACGACGGCCGGCGGATCCCGCTCAGAATGAAGGCTCGAGTGATCATCGGCTCCATTGTGGCTGATCTGGTGAGCGGGCTCCCCGGCGGGGATTCTCATCCCTAA
- a CDS encoding class I fructose-bisphosphate aldolase, producing the protein MADRVQEILSWYGSDNAGTKTNIARLLRSGKLGGTGKLVILPVDQGFEHGPARSFAPNPAGYDPLYHFQLAIDAGCNAYAAPLGFLEAGASHFAGQIPLILKLNNHDVLHDEKDPLPSVTGSVRDALRLGCAAVGFTIYPGSAHCNAMYEQLRAIAEEAKDNGLAVVVWSYPRGSVLSKEGETAIDVVAYAAQIAAQLGAHVIKVKLPSAHLEQAPAKKIYESTQIPIKTLAERVKHVVQSSFDGRRIVIFSGGAKAEDQNVFEEARAIREGGGFGSIIGRNSFQRPKADAVKFLHTIMGIYAGEVR; encoded by the coding sequence ATGGCTGACAGAGTTCAAGAGATTTTGAGCTGGTACGGCAGCGACAATGCGGGCACCAAGACCAATATTGCGCGCCTGCTCCGGAGTGGAAAACTTGGCGGCACGGGCAAGCTGGTCATTCTTCCCGTGGATCAGGGCTTCGAACATGGTCCGGCACGGAGCTTCGCCCCAAACCCTGCGGGCTATGATCCGTTGTATCATTTCCAATTGGCCATCGATGCCGGATGCAATGCCTATGCGGCTCCGTTGGGGTTCTTGGAAGCCGGAGCGAGCCATTTCGCCGGTCAGATCCCGTTGATTCTGAAGCTGAACAATCATGACGTGTTGCATGACGAAAAGGATCCGCTGCCTTCCGTCACGGGCAGCGTGAGAGACGCGCTCCGGTTGGGCTGTGCGGCCGTCGGCTTCACGATCTATCCGGGATCGGCTCATTGCAACGCGATGTACGAGCAGTTGCGCGCCATCGCGGAGGAAGCGAAGGACAACGGCCTCGCGGTGGTGGTGTGGTCCTATCCTCGCGGTTCCGTGCTCAGCAAGGAAGGGGAAACGGCGATCGACGTGGTGGCGTATGCGGCGCAGATCGCGGCTCAACTGGGCGCCCATGTCATCAAGGTGAAATTGCCCAGCGCCCATCTCGAACAGGCGCCGGCCAAGAAAATCTACGAGTCGACTCAGATTCCCATCAAGACTCTGGCTGAACGGGTGAAGCATGTCGTCCAAAGCTCGTTCGACGGGCGCCGGATCGTGATTTTTTCCGGCGGCGCGAAGGCAGAGGATCAAAACGTCTTCGAGGAGGCCCGCGCCATCCGGGAGGGCGGCGGATTCGGTTCGATCATCGGGCGGAATTCGTTCCAGCGGCCGAAGGCGGACGCGGTCAAGTTTCTCCATACGATCATGGGCATCTACGCCGGAGAGGTCCGATAG
- a CDS encoding DegQ family serine endoprotease, producing the protein MKLSRSWALSFALVAVGIVIGVGIASDLGWLPNGSAGPEQTPTPDPIVRPVATAPQPVMPGASAKNFVEIAKMVKPAVVNIAATRNGKPGDGPHGTPFDDPFFRRFFGDEFFKRETPPRDRKERGQGSGVIVDTNGIIITNNHVVSKADEIRVFLSDKREFKGKLIGTDAKTDIAVVKIEATGLPAVPFADSDQLEVGEFVLAVGSPFGLTQSVTMGIVSAVGRASMGIAEYEDFIQTDAAINPGNSGGALVNIRGELVGINTAIFSQSGGNMGIGFAVPSNLSRSIMDQLLKSGKVVRGWLGVAIQELTPELASQFGIGDTKGVLVSDVMEDSPAKKAGFERADVIVEYDGKPMDSPTHLRNAVAQTPIGRKVTVKLIRDKKPKTLDLTIVEQPKSMSLPGSDDGGESASPSGVLSDIDVRELNEDLAGRYGLKPSERGLVVTRVKPDTPAEQAGVREGDVILEVNRKAVNSIKSYERAAASLAKDQSVLVLLKRKGQTIYLTLKP; encoded by the coding sequence ATGAAATTGAGTCGGTCTTGGGCCTTGTCGTTCGCGTTGGTGGCGGTCGGGATCGTGATCGGGGTGGGGATCGCGTCGGACTTGGGGTGGCTTCCGAACGGAAGCGCGGGACCGGAGCAGACTCCTACGCCTGATCCGATCGTCCGTCCGGTCGCTACGGCTCCTCAGCCGGTCATGCCGGGCGCGAGCGCGAAGAATTTCGTCGAGATCGCCAAGATGGTGAAGCCGGCGGTCGTGAACATTGCCGCCACCCGAAACGGAAAGCCCGGCGACGGACCCCACGGCACGCCATTCGATGATCCGTTCTTCCGCCGGTTTTTCGGCGATGAGTTTTTCAAGCGCGAGACGCCGCCGCGGGATCGCAAGGAGCGGGGGCAGGGCTCGGGTGTCATCGTGGATACCAACGGGATCATCATTACGAACAATCATGTGGTCAGCAAGGCCGACGAGATCCGGGTCTTTCTGTCCGATAAGCGCGAGTTCAAAGGCAAGCTGATCGGCACGGACGCCAAGACGGACATCGCGGTGGTCAAGATCGAGGCCACCGGGTTGCCCGCGGTTCCTTTCGCCGATTCGGACCAGCTGGAAGTGGGGGAATTTGTGTTGGCGGTCGGAAGCCCGTTCGGGCTGACGCAAAGCGTGACCATGGGCATCGTGAGCGCAGTGGGCCGGGCCAGCATGGGGATCGCCGAGTACGAGGATTTTATTCAGACGGATGCGGCGATCAATCCTGGAAACTCCGGCGGGGCGTTGGTCAACATCCGGGGCGAACTCGTGGGCATCAACACGGCGATCTTCAGCCAGAGCGGCGGCAACATGGGCATCGGGTTCGCCGTGCCCAGCAATCTATCGCGATCGATCATGGATCAGCTGCTCAAGAGCGGCAAAGTCGTCCGGGGTTGGCTGGGTGTCGCAATTCAGGAGCTCACGCCGGAGCTGGCCTCGCAGTTCGGTATCGGTGACACCAAGGGTGTGCTGGTCAGCGACGTCATGGAGGACAGTCCGGCGAAGAAGGCGGGATTCGAACGGGCCGACGTCATCGTGGAGTACGACGGCAAGCCGATGGACTCTCCGACGCATCTGCGAAATGCCGTGGCGCAGACCCCCATCGGGCGGAAAGTCACCGTCAAGCTGATCCGGGACAAGAAGCCCAAGACGCTCGATTTGACGATCGTCGAGCAGCCGAAGTCGATGAGCCTGCCGGGATCCGATGACGGCGGAGAATCCGCTTCCCCCTCGGGGGTCCTCTCGGATATAGATGTCAGGGAGTTGAATGAAGACTTGGCGGGCCGGTACGGCCTCAAGCCCTCGGAACGAGGCCTCGTGGTCACTCGTGTGAAGCCCGACACCCCGGCCGAGCAAGCGGGCGTGCGGGAAGGAGACGTCATCCTGGAGGTCAATCGCAAAGCCGTGAATTCCATCAAGTCCTATGAACGCGCGGCGGCCAGTTTGGCCAAGGATCAATCGGTGCTGGTGCTGCTCAAGCGGAAGGGGCAGACGATCTATCTTACGCTCAAGCCGTAG